One Leopardus geoffroyi isolate Oge1 chromosome C1, O.geoffroyi_Oge1_pat1.0, whole genome shotgun sequence DNA segment encodes these proteins:
- the NXPH2 gene encoding neurexophilin-2 — MRLRPLPLVVVPGLLQLLFCESKKVVHATEGLDWEDKDAPGTLVGNVVHSRIINPLRLFVKQSPVPKPGHLAYADSMENFWDWLANVTEVQEPLARTKRRPIVKTGKFKKMFGWGDFHSNIKTVKLNLLITGKIVDHGNGTFSVYFRHNSTGLGNVSVSLVPPSKVVEFEVSPQSTLETKESKSFNCRIEYEKTDRAKKTALCNFDPSKICYQEQTQSHVSWLCSKPFKVICIYIAFYSVDYKLVQKVCPDYNYHSETPYLSSG, encoded by the coding sequence TTATTTTGTGAAAGTAAGAAGGTGGTGCATGCCACAGAGGGGCTGGATTGGGAAGACAAAGATGCTCCGGGGACATTGGTCGGAAACGTGGTGCACTCAAGGATCATCAATCCTCTGCGCCTGTTTGTTAAACAGTCTCCAGTCCCAAAGCCTGGACACTTGGCGTATGCGGACAGCATGGAAAACTTTTGGGATTGGCTGGCCAACGTCACCGAGGTTCAGGAGCCATTGGCAAGAACTAAACGGAGGCCGATAGTAAAAACGGGAAAATTTAAGAAGATGTTCGGATGGGGTGATTTCCATTCCAACATTAAAACTGTCAAACTCAACCTCCTCATCACAGGGAAAATTGTTGACCACGGAAATGGAACCTTCAGTGTTTATTTCCGACATAATTCCACAGGCTTGGGCAATGTTTCAGTGAGTTTGGTACCCCCTTCCAAAGTGGTGGAATTTGAAGTTTCCCCGCAGTCTACCTTGGAGACCAAGGAGTCCAAATCTTTCAATTGTCGCATTGAATATGAAAAAACAGATCGGGCGAAGAAGACTGCCCTGTGCAACTTTGACCCCTCGAAGATCTGCTACCAGGAGCAGACTCAGAGCCATGTGTCTTGGCTGTGCTCCAAACCCTTCAAGGTCATTTGCATTTACATTGCCTTTTACAGTGTTGATTATAAACTTGTGCAGAAAGTCTGCCCTGACTACAATTACCATAGCGAGACTCCATACTTATCTTCTGGCTGA